The following are encoded together in the Panicum virgatum strain AP13 chromosome 6K, P.virgatum_v5, whole genome shotgun sequence genome:
- the LOC120713168 gene encoding uncharacterized protein LOC120713168 gives MKKEELDYVLVPLGLAVMAGYHAWLLLRIRRRPATTVIGVNAINRRIWVRHVMEEPSGKHAVLAVQTIRNNIMASTLLASTAITLSSLIAVLMSSGGGGGEGSSAAAATSTSTNSGGGLLPGAPLVVGATGAPALSAKFFAILVCFLVAFLLNVQSIRYYSHASVLVNVPPGAWRRCRGSAAAVGYATDVLNRGSYFWSLGARAFYFSCPVFLWLFGPIPMLVACVAMVCALYFLDVCKDWEEKEEEEGGGGDDDGQRCASDERPSSIGQQGKDAEQQV, from the exons atGAAGAAGGAGGAGCTGGACTACGTGCTGGTGCCGCTGGGGCTGGCGGTGATGGCGGGGTACCACGCGTGGCTGCTCCTCCGcatccgccggcggccggcgaccacCGTCATCGGCGTCAACGCCATCAACCGCCGCATATGGGTCCGTCACGTCATGGAG GAGCCGTCCGGGAAGCACGCGGTGCTGGCGGTGCAGACGATCCGCAACAACATCATGGCGTCGACGCTGCTCGCCTCGACGGCCATCACACTGAGCTCCCTGATCGCCGTCCTCAtgtccagcggcggcggcggcggcgaaggcagcagcgccgccgccgccacctccacatccaccaacagcggcggcggcctcctccccggcgcGCCGCTGGTGGTGGGCGCGACGGGCGCGCCGGCGCTGTCGGCCAAGTTTTTCGCGATCCTGGTGTGCTTCCTGGTGGCGTTCCTCCTCAACGTGCAGTCGATCCGGTACTACAGCCACGCGAGCGTGCTCGTGAACGTGCCGCCCggcgcgtggcggcgctgccgcgggagcgccgccgccgtcgggtaCGCCACGGACGTGCTCAACCGCGGGAGCTACTTCTGGTCGCTGGGCGCGCGGGCCTTCTACTTCTCGTGCCCCGTCTTCCTCTGGCTCTTCGGGCCCATCCCCATGCTCGTGGCCTGCGTCGCCATGGTCTGCGCGCTCTACTTCCTCGACGTCTGCAAGGActgggaggagaaggaggaagaggagggaggcggcggcgacgacgatggCCAACGGTGTGCTAGTGACGAGAGGCCATCATCAATAGGGCAGCAAGGGAAGGATGCAGAGCAGCAGGTGTAG
- the LOC120711422 gene encoding general transcription and DNA repair factor IIH subunit TFB1-1-like isoform X2 has protein sequence MGSMTIGAKYKTTLKDPGTPGVLRMNDDKFTFTPNDPRSAMKLNVDFRSIKGHKFNKVDGNKPALLNLSKDSDKGGGYMFEFDNVGNRDLCRDFVAKVLGKHQGVVPPRPTAAPENSVASAGLEQLSAAEVERRVKLLREDSELQKLHKKFVLGNILQESEFWATRKNLLDDQANKASKQRPGFKTAMSDVRPSADGRTNKVTFNLTTEMIHQIFAEKPAVRRAFLDFVPKKLTDKEFWTKYCRAEYLLRTKNTVAATAEAAEDEELAVFLKNDDILAKEAKLKIKQVDPTLDMEADAGDDYIHLPDHGILRDGSKETLDTDSELAKRTLSQDLNRHAAVVLEGIASDVELTDAKSVAEALARSKKEPPSTSTVDDSSRERLVKVARMTEIEDLQAPRSLPYAPLCIKDPREYFDSQQANALRSLGGSNDGRKARNYSLSTEEAFHYLTDQISSIKVNKLNYPVIQSDMALKEILTT, from the exons atggggtcGATGACGATCGGCGCCAAGTACAAGACAACGCTCAAGGACCCCGGAACCCCGGGCGTCCTCCGCATG AACGACGATAAGTTCACTTTCACTCCTAATGATCCACGCTCGGCAATGAAGCTCAATGTTGATTTCCGAAGCATTAAAG GTCACAAGTTCAATAAAGTAGATGGTAACAAACCAGCATTATTGAATCTTTCAAAAGATTCTGACAAG GGTGGAGGTTACATGTTTGAGTTTGACAATGTTGGTAACCGTGACCTATGTCGAGACTTTGTAG CTAAGGTTTTAGGCAAACATCAAGGGGTAGTGCCCCCTCGACCAACTGCTGCTCCTGAAAACTCAGTTGCTTCTGCTGGTCTGGAACAGCTCAGTGCTGCTGAAGTGGAACGGCGGGTGAAACTGTTGCGAGAAGACAG TGAATTGCAGAAATTACATAAGAAGTTTGTTCTTGGAAATATTCTGCAAGAATCTGAATTTTGGGCAACAAGAAAG AATTTGCTAGATGATCAAGCAAATAAAGCATCTAAACAAAGGCCAGGCTTCAAGACTGCGATGTCAGATGTTAGGCCATCAGCTGATGGTCGG ACAAACAAGGTTACTTTCAATCTCACAACTGAGATGATACATCAG atttttgcagaaaaacctgCTGTTCGTCGAGCATTTTTAGATTTTGTTCCCAAAAAG TTGACAGATAaagaattttggacaaaatacTGTAGAGCTGAATATCTGCTCAGGACAAAAAACACTGTGGCAGCAACAGCTGAGGCTGCTGAAGATGAGGAATTAGCTGTCTTCCTGAAGAATGATGATATACTGGCCAAGGAGGCAAAGCTGAAG ATAAAACAAGTTGATCCAACGTTAGACATGGAGGCGGATGCTGGAGATGATTACATCCATCTTCCG GATCATGGGATTCTCCGTGATGGTAGCAAAGAGACACTTGACACTGACAGTGAGTTGGCAAAGAGGACACTGTCTCAGGACCTGAATCGTCATGCCGCTGTTGTTCTTGAAGGGATAGCTTCAG ATGTGGAGCTGACTGATGCAAAGAGTGTAGCGGAAGCCCTTGCAAGGTCCAAGAAGG AACCACCTTCCACTTCTACTGTTGATGATTCTAGCCGTGAGAGACTGGTGAAGGTGGCCAGAATGACGGAGATAGAGGATTTGCAAGCTCCACGAAGCCTTCCATATGCACCACTTTGTATAAAG GATCCTAGGGAGTATTTTGATTCCCAACAAGCAAATGCTCTGAGATCTTTAGGTGGCAGCAATGATGGAAGAAAAGCCCGTAATTACAGCTTGAGCACTGAAGAAGCGTTCCATTATTTAACGGATCAAATATCTTCTATTAAAGTTAATAAGTTGAACTATCCAGTTATTCAGTCAGATATGGCTCTTAAG GAAATCCTAACTACCTAA
- the LOC120711422 gene encoding general transcription and DNA repair factor IIH subunit TFB1-1-like isoform X1, producing the protein MGSMTIGAKYKTTLKDPGTPGVLRMNDDKFTFTPNDPRSAMKLNVDFRSIKGHKFNKVDGNKPALLNLSKDSDKGGGYMFEFDNVGNRDLCRDFVAKVLGKHQGVVPPRPTAAPENSVASAGLEQLSAAEVERRVKLLREDSELQKLHKKFVLGNILQESEFWATRKNLLDDQANKASKQRPGFKTAMSDVRPSADGRTNKVTFNLTTEMIHQIFAEKPAVRRAFLDFVPKKLTDKEFWTKYCRAEYLLRTKNTVAATAEAAEDEELAVFLKNDDILAKEAKLKIKQVDPTLDMEADAGDDYIHLPDHGILRDGSKETLDTDSELAKRTLSQDLNRHAAVVLEGIASDVELTDAKSVAEALARSKKEPPSTSTVDDSSRERLVKVARMTEIEDLQAPRSLPYAPLCIKDPREYFDSQQANALRSLGGSNDGRKARNYSLSTEEAFHYLTDQISSIKVNKLNYPVIQSDMALKVLNELNEGISRSRRLNLKNPQEGLLGRVPQHTQDELMDHWTAIQELLRHFWSSYPITSAVLYNKVQRVKDAMTQIYQKLQAIKESAQPDVRHEISRLVKPMTQALDAAFSHDLEQQQKSAKAGNKPNGF; encoded by the exons atggggtcGATGACGATCGGCGCCAAGTACAAGACAACGCTCAAGGACCCCGGAACCCCGGGCGTCCTCCGCATG AACGACGATAAGTTCACTTTCACTCCTAATGATCCACGCTCGGCAATGAAGCTCAATGTTGATTTCCGAAGCATTAAAG GTCACAAGTTCAATAAAGTAGATGGTAACAAACCAGCATTATTGAATCTTTCAAAAGATTCTGACAAG GGTGGAGGTTACATGTTTGAGTTTGACAATGTTGGTAACCGTGACCTATGTCGAGACTTTGTAG CTAAGGTTTTAGGCAAACATCAAGGGGTAGTGCCCCCTCGACCAACTGCTGCTCCTGAAAACTCAGTTGCTTCTGCTGGTCTGGAACAGCTCAGTGCTGCTGAAGTGGAACGGCGGGTGAAACTGTTGCGAGAAGACAG TGAATTGCAGAAATTACATAAGAAGTTTGTTCTTGGAAATATTCTGCAAGAATCTGAATTTTGGGCAACAAGAAAG AATTTGCTAGATGATCAAGCAAATAAAGCATCTAAACAAAGGCCAGGCTTCAAGACTGCGATGTCAGATGTTAGGCCATCAGCTGATGGTCGG ACAAACAAGGTTACTTTCAATCTCACAACTGAGATGATACATCAG atttttgcagaaaaacctgCTGTTCGTCGAGCATTTTTAGATTTTGTTCCCAAAAAG TTGACAGATAaagaattttggacaaaatacTGTAGAGCTGAATATCTGCTCAGGACAAAAAACACTGTGGCAGCAACAGCTGAGGCTGCTGAAGATGAGGAATTAGCTGTCTTCCTGAAGAATGATGATATACTGGCCAAGGAGGCAAAGCTGAAG ATAAAACAAGTTGATCCAACGTTAGACATGGAGGCGGATGCTGGAGATGATTACATCCATCTTCCG GATCATGGGATTCTCCGTGATGGTAGCAAAGAGACACTTGACACTGACAGTGAGTTGGCAAAGAGGACACTGTCTCAGGACCTGAATCGTCATGCCGCTGTTGTTCTTGAAGGGATAGCTTCAG ATGTGGAGCTGACTGATGCAAAGAGTGTAGCGGAAGCCCTTGCAAGGTCCAAGAAGG AACCACCTTCCACTTCTACTGTTGATGATTCTAGCCGTGAGAGACTGGTGAAGGTGGCCAGAATGACGGAGATAGAGGATTTGCAAGCTCCACGAAGCCTTCCATATGCACCACTTTGTATAAAG GATCCTAGGGAGTATTTTGATTCCCAACAAGCAAATGCTCTGAGATCTTTAGGTGGCAGCAATGATGGAAGAAAAGCCCGTAATTACAGCTTGAGCACTGAAGAAGCGTTCCATTATTTAACGGATCAAATATCTTCTATTAAAGTTAATAAGTTGAACTATCCAGTTATTCAGTCAGATATGGCTCTTAAG GTTCTTAATGAATTGAACGAAGGGATTTCACGTTCAAGGAGACTCAACCTCAAGAATCCTCAAGAGGGTCTCCTTGGTCGAGTGCCTCAACATACGCAGGATGAGCTTATGGAT CACTGGACGGCTATCCAGGAATTGCTACGCCATTTTTGGTCATCATATCCTATAACAAGTGCAGTCCTTTATAATAAG GTTCAAAGAGTTAAAGACGCAATGACACAGATATATCAAAAGTTGCAG GCTATAAAGGAATCTGCGCAGCCTGATGTAAGGCATGAAATATCTCGGCTAGTAAAACCAATGACTCAG GCCTTGGACGCGGCCTTCAGCCATGATCTGGAGCAGCAGCAGAAATCGGCGAAGGCCGGGAACAAACCCAACGGATTTTGA